A stretch of DNA from Candidatus Hydrogenedentota bacterium:
GCCAGACTTCAAGGTCATAGGTTTTGGCGGCGGAAAAGCCCAAATCACCGGAACACAAATTAACAACACGATAGGCAAGACCGAGGCGCTGCAGGATTTCCTCAGCGTTGGCCGTGAGTTTTTCAAGTTCATCCCACGACCTTTCCGGCATCGTGAATTTAACCATTTCCACTTTATTAAATTGATGAACCCGTATCATGCCCCGTGTATCTTTTCCATAAGAGCCCGCTTCACTACGAAAACATGGGGTGTACGCTGTGTAGCAGCGCGGCAATGAATCCATATCAAGAATCTCATCGCGATGAATGTTGGTGACCGGGACTTCAGCCGTAGGGATGAGCCATAAATCGGTCTCTTGGACTTTAAACGAATCGCTTGAAAACTTCGGCAATTGACCGGGGCCGCGCATCGAATCAGAATTGACCAGTACGGGCG
This window harbors:
- the serS gene encoding serine--tRNA ligase, whose protein sequence is PVLVNSDSMRGPGQLPKFSSDSFKVQETDLWLIPTAEVPVTNIHRDEILDMDSLPRCYTAYTPCFRSEAGSYGKDTRGMIRVHQFNKVEMVKFTMPERSWDELEKLTANAEEILQRLGLAYRVVNLCSGDLGFSAAKTYDLEVWLPAQNTYREISSCSNLTDFQARRANIRFRRDKKLEFVHTLNGSGIAVGRTVVAILENYQQEDGSVIIPEALRPYMNGLERIAPTNI